The following DNA comes from Clostridiales bacterium.
GAATATTCATTCCCGGTAACTAACTTGCCATCTTTATCCAGAAACTGTAAAGTGGATGATAAAGACAAAGTCGATGATGCATCTTTTATATCGGCCCTGGCAACTACTGAAGTTATTTTATTGATAAACATTGAAGCTCCGCTTAAAGTAACCTGCTGCGGGTTTGCAGTCGCCGCCAGTTTGACATATCCCGATTTGACCTGCCCTTTAGTTTCTATATTGACGCTGGTATTTTTTGTAACAACATCATCAAGTTCCACAGTTATATACAATGGCTGGTTCTCGACCTCTATATCTATCGGTTTATCCTTTATGGTAACAGGTATGGAATTTTCACCCTTTGTTTTAGTACCTGATGACATATCGGCCTCTGCCTTGATATCCTGAGGCTTTACTGCCAGCACATCACGGCTTCTGCCTTTTATCGTTACATTTACAGTAATGCCGTTTATTTTGCTTACAGGCGTCAGATTAGCCTGCGAAAGAGAATCGATATTCACTATCTTTACAGGAACATTGGATATTTCGACTTCCCTTTCAGGATTTTCCACATTGGTTATATATACCCATAAAATTATTGAAATGAGCACTGCAAGTACCCTGAGGGTTATATCTTTTGCTTTACCCATGAAACCACCCTCTTCCAAATAGTAGTCTTCTTAGACATTCTGTGTTTGATAATCCTTGTCAATATATCCTTCAACCTTTCAGAGTTATAATTTCTTGAAAGTTTGCCGTTTATGGCAAGGGAAATATTGCCGGTCTCTTCCGATACGACAATGACTATTGCATCGGAGTTTTCCGATATACCTAACGCCGCCCTGTGCCTTGTGCCAAGTTTCCTGTTTATATCATAATTTTGAGTGAGAGGCAGAAAACAAGCGGCTGCCACAATCCTGTTATTTCTTATAATCACCGCTCCGTCATGGAGGGGCGTATTGACAACAAATATATTTTCGAGGAGCTGTGATGTAAGAAGCGCGTCCAATTTAACTCCTGTTTCAATGTAGTCGTTAAGCCCCGTTTCCTGCTCTATAACTATCAGAGCTCCTGTCCTCGATGAAGATAGATTGACCGATGCCTCGACTATTTCGGATGTAATATTTTCCACCTCTTCATCTGTGATGATCAATGGTTTTGAATAAAATCTGCTCCTCCCGAGGTGCTCCAGGGCACGTCTTAATTCCGGCTGAAATATTATAATAAGTGCTGTTAAACCTATCTGAATGGAGCCGTTTATCAACTTGTACAGCATATACAAGCCTACAAACTGGCTTACCTGCATTATAACGATTATAAGTATGAGTCCCTTTATAAGCGTTTCCGCCCTGGTTTCCCTTATGAGCATGAAAACCTTGTATAATATATAACTTACAATAAGTATATCTATAATATTGATAAAATTTATATGTTTAAGCAGGCTGAGCGTACCTGAAAAAGTCAACGATGTATCTCCCATATGACCACCCCTTTAACATGCTATTAATAATTATACACCAAATTTTTAGCCCATAGTATAAAAGACAAATTTTTTCAGGTGTATATTTTATATTTGAAGAATATTTATACGCCCAATTTTTTCTGCAATTAATAATATGAAACATGTTGTATTTAATATATTTAGCCATTTCTGACCTCATTATAATCATTGCCAGAATTTAGTTATCAAATCGAATCCTTTTAAATACTTTTCGGATAAAAAAGGATTTTTAATAATAAAAATAGAATTAACATAGATAAATTTTACACGTTGTAAGCAGGTGAAAACCATGAAATGTACGAAGTGTCAAAAAGAAGTCACGGGCGATCACATCTTCTGCCCTTATTGTGGCGAGAAGCTGCCTAAAGAGAATATTTCAAACAACGAGGGCATGATATTTGAAGAGTGCAAAAAAGAAATGGCCGATGAAATAGATCATGAAAATAAAACCTCAGAAAGCTCCGTGCCCAAGAATTTATCTATGAGAAAGCACAGGCAAAAAGCAGATGATGCATACTTGCATAATAGCAGACACAGCCGCACCGATGCAAGTGTGCAGGATGGCAAAAGGTCCCGCGGCGAAAAAAACAAGCTTCAGCATTTTGGGGAAGGCATTTTAATAAGCCTGCTGATTATATCCACCGTTGTATTGGCAGTATATTTTTCTTATTCACATTTTACCGGAATTGCTTCCAAAGAGTATATTAAAGAAATAGCCGGCATAAACGATCAAATAAGCAAAGCCAATAACGAAATGGCAAGTATTTTAGGCAAGGATGATAAAACATTGCCGGCAGGCGATATATCTTCAAAAGCAGACTCTTTAAGCAATACGTTTGGCAAGATATTGAGTGAAATGAATGATATTACTCCCCCTGCCAAGTATTCCTCTTTAAATAATGATCTTAAAGATACAATATCCCGAAATAAGGAAATATATGAAATAACTAAAAAAATACTGGATGCTCCTACAGGTTCCGATGCTGATAATGATTTGAAGACCTTAAGAAATACCGTCGATCAGTGTATGAATTCCTATACAAGCATACGTTTAAGTACAATCAGTTTTTCACTTCCTGACAGCATATCCGGACTTCCCCCAAAAATAGGAGAGTATGTTGATCAGAAAAAGAGTGATTTTGCGAAAGCTTCAGCGCTTATCGATGTGTTTTCAGACTACTTTAACGATATATCCAAATTGGTTTTGTCATATGATTCGGATATAGAAAATATGGACCAGGTTATAAATAATGCAAGGACATTTAAGACAATGAACTCATGGAATGCACTGTACAGTCTCATAAGTAAA
Coding sequences within:
- the cdaA gene encoding diadenylate cyclase CdaA, whose amino-acid sequence is MGDTSLTFSGTLSLLKHINFINIIDILIVSYILYKVFMLIRETRAETLIKGLILIIVIMQVSQFVGLYMLYKLINGSIQIGLTALIIIFQPELRRALEHLGRSRFYSKPLIITDEEVENITSEIVEASVNLSSSRTGALIVIEQETGLNDYIETGVKLDALLTSQLLENIFVVNTPLHDGAVIIRNNRIVAAACFLPLTQNYDINRKLGTRHRAALGISENSDAIVIVVSEETGNISLAINGKLSRNYNSERLKDILTRIIKHRMSKKTTIWKRVVSWVKQKI
- a CDS encoding CdaR family protein, encoding MGKAKDITLRVLAVLISIILWVYITNVENPEREVEISNVPVKIVNIDSLSQANLTPVSKINGITVNVTIKGRSRDVLAVKPQDIKAEADMSSGTKTKGENSIPVTIKDKPIDIEVENQPLYITVELDDVVTKNTSVNIETKGQVKSGYVKLAATANPQQVTLSGASMFINKITSVVARADIKDASSTLSLSSTLQFLDKDGKLVTGNEYSKITCNPQAVELTIPVKRAKDVPINIRQTGKLPQGVLLKGITSSVTKITITGDDSVINDIDSIDTQPVSLDSITSSITKTVKLSIPSGVMIVDNIKTINVSIDVESIVSKSFDVQVKYINLPSGLTASETPVKTVKVTLSGQQSALSSVSDTEILASVDLSGAPADGGQGDYTVTVNAPDGLTVTSVSPEKVKVNITKG